A part of Setaria viridis chromosome 8, Setaria_viridis_v4.0, whole genome shotgun sequence genomic DNA contains:
- the LOC117833404 gene encoding RNA polymerase sigma factor sigB produces the protein MACLAPQFKWAPSATAHATSSSSRCSALRVHCAVTSAAAVVDTDRANGGGAAQLRLAFSAPALQRNFESTLASEALLNEEAVVEAAAAEAVALARAAAEAALEVVQMVQNNNHQPVIRQKKVVDSYLANEILRTEIQPSSPDGYANDVLLEDFESYGIMAGGGELDDDAQYTENIAVKSARQSERRARRTRAAIKAATTVRASQKTATSSKKKRPKGSSPSMNPLGSLWKMTGRRLLTAKEEVEFSEGIQDLLKLEAIQAELTEYNGGQPTFSQWATAARTDEKTLRKRLDHGIYCKNRMVTSNVRLVISIAREFEGPGMDLYDLIQEGMQGLIRGAEKFDASKGFRFSTYSHWWIKQAMRKSVSEQSQIFRLPAHMVEASYRVKECTKRLRRKLRRRPTNEEIAVDTGMPIKRVEAAVNLPKYSVSLDSKIGSTDMTYQEVTADPSAETAEEMLNRLSMKKDVHQALDTLTAREKQVVVLRFGLEDGRIRTLQEIGNIMGVSRERIRQIESGAFRKLRSKKRVKALKDYLVPVGNW, from the exons ATGGCGTGCCTGGCGCCGCAGTTCAAGTGGGCTCCTTCCGCCACCGCccacgcgacctcctcctcatccaGGTGCTCCGCCCTCCGCGTCCACTGCGCCGTtacttccgccgccgccgtcgtcgacaCCGACCGCGCCAACGGCGGCGGTGCCGCGCAGCTCAGGCTCGCCTTTTCCGCGCCGGCGCTTCAG AGAAACTTTGAGTCCACTCTGGCATCAGAGGCACTTCTGAATGAAGAAGCTGTAGTAgaagctgcagcagcagagGCAGTTGCTCTTGCCAGAGCAGCTGCTGAAGCTGCTCTAGAAGTTGTTCAGATGGTACAAAATAACAATCATCAGCCAGTGATTAGACAAAAGAAGGTCGTGGACAGCTACTTGGCAAATGAAATTCTTCGCACAGAGATACAACCAAGCAGCCCTGATGGATATGCTAATGATGTTTTGCTGGAGGACTTCGAGTCCTACGGTATCATGGCCGGTGGTGGTGAATTAGATGATGATGCACAGTACACTGAGAACATAGCTGTGAAGTCTGCTCGCCAGTCCGAGAGAAGAGCTAGGAGAACCAGAGCAGCAATAAAGGCTGCGACAACTGTCCGCGCTTCACAAAAAACTGCAACATCCTCAAAGAAGAAACGACCCAAGGGTTCCTCACCTAGCATGAATCCTTTAGGTTCCTTGTGGAAGATGACTGGCAGGAGACTTCTTACAGCTAAGGAAGAAGTTGAGTTCTCAGAAGGTATTCAG GATCTTTTGAAGCTTGAGGCAATCCAAGCTGAGCTTACAGAATACAATGGTGGACAACCAACATTCTCGCAGTGGGCAACAGCAGCGAGAACTGATGAGAAAACTTTGCGGAAGCGTCTAGATCATGGTATCTATTGCAAGAACAGAATGGTAACATCTAATGTGAGACTTGTAATCTCCATTGCCAGGGAGTTTGAAGGCCCTGGAATGGATCTTTATGATCTTATTCAG GAAGGAATGCAAGGCCTTATAAGGGGAGCTGAAAAATTTGATGCGTCAAAAGGTTTTAGGTTCTCTACATATTCTCACTGGTGGATCAAACAAGCAATGCGCAAGTCTGTCTCAGAGCAGTCCCAAATATTTCGCTTGCCA GCTCACATGGTTGAAGCAAGTTACCGTGTAAAGGAGTGCACAAAACGACTTCGCCGTAAGCTTAGAAGACGACCCACTAATGAAGAAATAGCAGTGGACACTGGTATGCCAATCAAACGAGTAGAGGCAGCAGTAAACCTCCCTAAGTACAGTGTATCCCTTGACAGTAAAATTGGTTCCACAGACATGACTTATCAG GAAGTCACAGCCGATCCCAGTGCCGAGACAGCTGAAGAGATGCTGAACAGATTGTCCATGAAGAAGGATGTGCACCAGGCACTGGACACTCTGACCGCGCGCGAGAAGCAAGTTGTTGTGCTGAGATTTGGACTTGAGGATGGTCGGATAAGAACCCTGCAGGAGATTGGCAATATCATGGGTGTGAGCAGGGAGCGGATTCGGCAAATCGAGTCTGGTGCTTTTCGGAAACTAAGGAGCAAGAAAAGAGTGAAGGCTCTGAAGGATTATCTGGTGCCAGTAGGCAATTGGTGA